One part of the Marinobacter sp. MDS2 genome encodes these proteins:
- a CDS encoding L-lactate dehydrogenase, with protein sequence MLAPASVSDYRLLAKRKLPRMLFDYLDGGAFSEYTLADNRQAFTQWRFRQRVMTDVSRVDTTTELLGAAASLPLVMAPMGLSGMLAKRGEAQAAKAGANAGIPFCLSTVGICSVEEVAREAPGANLWFQLYVLKDRKFSADLLVRAWQSGFKTLVFTVDLARLGLRYRDVRNGMNGNLSVPAKLRKALDLLSHPGWLVNVAIGGKPLTFGNLASVVPSGRKPEDFKAWVESQFDPSVTWRDLDWIRENWPGKLVIKGIMECDDARSAIAVGADAIVVSNHGGRQLEGAPASLDVLPAIAEAVDGKCQVLVDGGVQTGQDLVRALCLGADGCLMGRAWGYALAAGGQLSVENLLHNIRLETELTLSLMGKTTIKQLGRSDLMSLKEVGALRDGAVS encoded by the coding sequence ATGCTCGCTCCCGCATCTGTTTCTGACTATCGCTTGTTGGCCAAACGAAAGCTACCGCGCATGCTGTTTGATTATCTCGATGGTGGTGCTTTTTCTGAATACACCTTGGCGGACAATCGACAGGCGTTCACTCAGTGGCGCTTTCGCCAGCGGGTAATGACCGATGTTTCTCGGGTTGATACCACTACGGAGCTGCTGGGTGCTGCAGCCAGCTTGCCTCTGGTCATGGCACCGATGGGCTTGTCGGGCATGCTGGCCAAGCGCGGAGAGGCGCAAGCAGCAAAGGCTGGCGCTAATGCAGGCATTCCCTTTTGTTTAAGCACCGTGGGCATTTGTTCTGTCGAAGAAGTTGCACGGGAAGCTCCAGGTGCCAATCTCTGGTTTCAGCTTTACGTGCTGAAAGACCGGAAATTCTCGGCAGATTTGTTGGTGCGCGCCTGGCAATCCGGCTTCAAAACCTTGGTGTTCACAGTCGATCTTGCGCGCCTCGGGCTGCGTTATCGCGATGTGCGTAACGGTATGAATGGCAACCTGTCGGTGCCGGCGAAACTCCGCAAGGCGTTGGATCTGTTGAGCCATCCCGGTTGGCTGGTGAATGTCGCCATTGGCGGAAAGCCGCTGACGTTTGGCAATCTGGCCAGTGTGGTGCCATCCGGCCGGAAGCCTGAAGATTTCAAAGCCTGGGTTGAAAGCCAGTTTGATCCTTCCGTGACCTGGCGTGATCTGGATTGGATTCGCGAAAACTGGCCCGGGAAATTGGTCATAAAAGGCATTATGGAATGCGACGATGCGCGCTCGGCTATCGCCGTGGGCGCCGATGCCATTGTGGTTTCCAATCACGGCGGACGGCAGCTGGAAGGCGCACCGGCCAGTTTGGATGTGTTACCGGCAATTGCCGAAGCGGTAGATGGAAAATGCCAGGTTCTTGTTGATGGCGGTGTTCAGACAGGGCAGGATTTGGTTCGTGCTTTGTGTCTGGGTGCGGATGGGTGTTTGATGGGGCGAGCGTGGGGCTATGCTCTGGCAGCGGGCGGGCAACTCTCTGTAGAAAACCTGCTTCATAATATACGGCTGGAAACGGAACTGACTTTGTCGCTGATGGGCAAAACGACGATCAAGCAGCTTGGTCGTTCGGACCTGATGTCGCTGAAGGAGGTGGGGGCATTGCGGGATGGTGCGGTGAGTTAA
- a CDS encoding putative transporter small subunit: protein MTNELVYGAYILVWPALTLGVLAVICGAVARDARNCRKSDEDLI, encoded by the coding sequence ATGACAAATGAATTGGTTTATGGCGCGTATATCCTGGTATGGCCGGCTCTGACGTTAGGCGTGCTCGCGGTTATCTGTGGCGCAGTAGCGCGGGATGCCCGTAACTGCCGCAAATCGGATGAAGATTTGATCTGA
- a CDS encoding Rrf2 family transcriptional regulator gives MRITRFTDYSLRVLIYLAGQEEGHLSTIQEIADSYAISKNHLMKVVHQLNQKGYIVTVRGKNGGMRLHREPQGINIGALVRETEEELNLVECFSRGNTCKITPVCGLRGMFREALQAFLAVLDKYTLADVVQSKHRSELLRLLQVV, from the coding sequence ATGCGCATTACCCGTTTTACCGATTACTCTTTAAGAGTACTGATTTATTTGGCGGGTCAGGAAGAGGGGCATTTGTCGACCATTCAAGAGATTGCAGACAGCTACGCGATATCTAAAAATCACCTGATGAAGGTGGTTCATCAGCTTAATCAAAAAGGTTACATAGTAACGGTGAGGGGCAAAAATGGTGGCATGCGCCTGCACCGTGAGCCTCAGGGTATCAATATCGGTGCTTTGGTTCGGGAAACGGAAGAAGAACTGAATCTTGTCGAGTGTTTTTCCCGGGGTAACACCTGCAAAATCACGCCTGTTTGTGGTTTGAGGGGTATGTTCAGAGAAGCGCTGCAGGCGTTTCTTGCAGTGCTCGATAAATACACGCTTGCAGACGTCGTGCAGAGCAAGCATCGCTCGGAATTGCTTCGCTTGCTACAGGTTGTGTAG
- the moaA gene encoding GTP 3',8-cyclase MoaA has protein sequence MPQSELVDRFGRTVNYVRLSVTDRCDFRCVYCMAEEMTFLPREKIMSLEEIAQVARNFVSLGTRKIRLTGGEPLVRKGVVDLVREIGSYGLRDFAMTTNGSQLPALAEELRKGGLDRLNISLDSLDAQKFKAITRTGKLSQVLEGIAAAKAAGFKQIKLNTVVMKGRNEEEIPELVEFARAEGLDITFIEEMPLGEISEHDRGLALCTSDEVRAIINKHHDLQLTDDDSGGPSRYYRMSDSATRIGFISPHSHNFCSTCNRVRVTVEGRLLLCLGNEHSMDLLPLLREHPGDDERLREAIIAAMDLKPERHHFSSEGEVEILRFMNMTGG, from the coding sequence ATGCCGCAATCCGAGCTAGTAGACCGCTTCGGCCGAACCGTGAATTATGTGCGCCTGTCGGTGACAGATCGCTGTGATTTCCGATGCGTATACTGCATGGCCGAAGAGATGACGTTTCTTCCTCGGGAAAAGATCATGTCGCTTGAGGAAATCGCTCAAGTGGCTCGCAATTTCGTATCGCTCGGCACTCGGAAAATTCGCCTGACCGGTGGTGAGCCGCTGGTTCGCAAGGGCGTTGTTGATCTGGTTCGGGAAATCGGCAGTTATGGTCTGCGCGATTTTGCAATGACCACCAATGGCAGCCAGTTACCTGCCTTGGCGGAGGAGTTGCGAAAAGGCGGACTCGACCGGCTCAACATCAGCCTGGATTCGTTGGATGCGCAGAAGTTCAAGGCGATCACTCGCACCGGCAAGCTTAGCCAGGTTCTGGAGGGTATTGCAGCGGCGAAAGCGGCAGGGTTCAAGCAGATCAAACTCAACACAGTGGTCATGAAAGGCCGCAATGAAGAGGAGATCCCTGAGCTGGTTGAGTTTGCTCGCGCTGAGGGTCTAGACATAACCTTCATCGAGGAGATGCCCCTCGGAGAGATCTCTGAGCACGACCGTGGATTGGCGCTGTGCACCAGCGACGAGGTTCGGGCGATCATAAACAAGCACCACGATCTCCAGCTGACCGATGACGATTCTGGTGGGCCATCGCGTTATTACCGTATGTCCGATAGCGCGACTCGAATCGGATTTATTTCGCCTCATTCCCATAACTTCTGTTCGACCTGCAATCGGGTTCGGGTGACCGTGGAGGGGCGGCTTTTGTTGTGTCTGGGCAATGAGCATTCGATGGATTTGTTGCCGCTGTTGCGAGAGCATCCGGGGGATGATGAGCGGCTTCGGGAGGCGATAATTGCGGCGATGGATTTGAAGCCGGAGCGGCATCATTTTTCCAGTGAGGGGGAGGTGGAGATTCTTCGCTTTATGAATATGACGGGGGGATAA